In Sporomusaceae bacterium, the genomic stretch CCGAGAAACACGGCAACCACCGAGGCGGCGGCGGCCGATTCGGTCGGAGTCGTAATCCCGCCGAGGATGCCGCCAAGGATGATTACCGGCACCAACAGAGACGGCGCAGCCTTGAGGAAGCTGGTTGAGACCTCGTTCATCGTGGCCTTTGTCCGGACAGGCCAAGACGCTTTCCGTCCAAGCCACCAGATGATGGCCATGTAGCCGCCGGCAAGCAGAAGGCCCGGCCCGATGCCGGCGAAGAAGAGTTCGCCGATTGACAGATTAGCTGCGACGCCGTAGACGATGAAAACCATGCTCGGCGGAATAATCGGGCCAAGGATGGATGTGGCGGCAACCAGACAGTTGCTGAACACTTCGTCATAATCGTCTTTGCGCATTTCCGGATACATAACTTTGCCCAGGAGAGCGGCGGCGGCGTTGGCCGAACCGAGCAGGGCGCCGAGGAAAATGCCGACAACTACGGTCACATAGGCTAAACCGCCCTTGATGTGACCGATGAAGGCGCGCGACATGTTGGCAAGAGCTTCGGTAATGCCGCCGAAGCCCATCAGCTCGCCGGCCAGGACGAACAGGGGGATGGCCATGAGGCTGAAATTGTCGGAAGCGGCAAACATCCGCTGGGGAAGCATATCGAGAAGCCTAGCGTTATCCATCATCAGAGCGTGGATTGTTCCGGTAAACCCGAGGGCAAAGGCTATAGGAAGGCCAGCGATCAACGTAACGGCGAAAACAACGGCAATTGTTATCATCTTCTCACTCCCCCTTACGGCATAAGTCGGTCACCAGCCGGAAGACGGACTGCAGCAGCAACAGCCCCAAACCCAGCGGCATAGCCATATAGACATAGGCCATCGGCAACCGCATGGCCGGGGACTTCTGTGAAAGAACGCTCGGCATATTAACCAGATTAAGGCTGCAATAGAGCAGAAAGGCTAGCAGGGCACAGTTGGCTATTGAAACAAGGACTGATATCCATTTTTGAACTTTTGGCGGGAACCGGGTCACAACAAGGTCCATGGCTGCCAGCTGCCCCGCCCGCAAAGCAACGGCGGCACCGATGAAAGTCATCCAGACAAGGGCATAGCGGGCCAGTTCCTCGGCCCAGACGAGGGGATTGCC encodes the following:
- a CDS encoding TRAP transporter large permease, with amino-acid sequence MITIAVVFAVTLIAGLPIAFALGFTGTIHALMMDNARLLDMLPQRMFAASDNFSLMAIPLFVLAGELMGFGGITEALANMSRAFIGHIKGGLAYVTVVVGIFLGALLGSANAAAALLGKVMYPEMRKDDYDEVFSNCLVAATSILGPIIPPSMVFIVYGVAANLSIGELFFAGIGPGLLLAGGYMAIIWWLGRKASWPVRTKATMNEVSTSFLKAAPSLLVPVIILGGILGGITTPTESAAAASVVAVFLGVVVYKKLRFSHIAGILERTGVVSASIMIIVAMANILGWTMALDQIPQQIADAMLALTSNKYVALFLINIFLLFVGMVMETIAAIIILVPVFLPVIQTLGIDPLHFGLVVSFNLIVGLLTPPVGVGLFTTSIVTGTSLKKLVGPIWIWVGVAMAVLLLITYVPDIVTFLPRTVFKH
- a CDS encoding TRAP transporter small permease, which encodes MLLIIDKIGKALDIFARRMTQLCVATMAIVVTLQVIWRYFLGNPLVWAEELARYALVWMTFIGAAVALRAGQLAAMDLVVTRFPPKVQKWISVLVSIANCALLAFLLYCSLNLVNMPSVLSQKSPAMRLPMAYVYMAMPLGLGLLLLQSVFRLVTDLCRKGE